The genome window AATCTGGAATCTTTAATGATTTAGTTTTTGCTTATATTAATGGAAAATTAGCTGTTGCTAACAATCAAGATGTAGAAGGAAATTTAATTGCTGCTACAGACGAAATTTTGGTTAAAACAGATATCAAAACAACAAGAGGTCAAAATGTATTGACAACTATCTTAAACTTTGTTCCTGAAAAAGAATATGCAAATTTTCATAAAAAATACGTAGATAAAGTAAAAGGTTTGACTTCTAACGTAACAGATCAATTGAAAAAGAAAGTAGGACAAAGCGCTTCTATGCAAGCAGGAAGTAAAGTTCCAAATATCACTTTTCCTCAACCTATTAACGGAAAAAAATCGTTGTATGATATCAAAGCAGATCAAAAATTAATTGTTTTCTGGGCTTCTTGGTGTCCTGCTTGTCAACAAGAAATCCCGCATATTAAAGAGTTTTATAAGAACTTTAAATCAAAAGGAGGAGAAATTGTTGCCATTTCTTTAGACTACGATCAAACAGCGTTTAATAGCGCTACAAAAGATTTACCTTGGTACAATTATACTGATCTTTTGAGATGGGATTCACCAATCGCAGCTGAGTTTGGAATAGAGTCTACTCCTACTCTAATTTTGGTTGATAAAGACAACAAATTAATTAAGAAAGTTCATCATATTTCTGAGTTAGAAGTATCGAAATAATAACGAAAAAGCTACATTGATTTTCAATGTAGCTTTTTTATTTTATTGAATTATTTTCTAAATAAATCCTTGACTGTTCTTGTAATGAATGATTAGGAAAATTCCGATCAGAATAGTGAATCCCCACAACGAACTTCCTCCATAACTAAAGAATGGTAGCGGAATACCAACTGTTGGGAAAAGCCCAATTACCATTGCAATATTGATAAAGAAATGGAAAAATAAAATAGAGGCGACTGCATATCCATAAAATCGTGCAAATCTATTTTTTTGATGTTCGGCTAAGAAAAATAATCGTCCAACAAAAATTGCGTAGACAATTACCAAAGCTGTACTTCCTATGAAACCCCACTCCTCTCCAACTGCTGTAAAAATGTAATCGGTTTGTTGTTCTGGTACAAATCTTCCTTTTTTAATAGTTCCTTGATTGTAACCTTTTCCATATAATTCGCCCGAACCAATCGCTGTTTTCGCATACAATAAATTATATCCCGAAGTATCACGATACTTTGCTTCTCCTTCGTACAAAACCATCACACGCTCTTTTTGGTGTTTGGGTAATTTCTCAAAAATGATCGGAGAAATAAAACTAACCGTGCTTGCAAATAATAACAACACAATAGACGCAATAATACTAAAATTCAGAACATTTGCAGCTAATCCAGATTGTGTTTTGAATGGCGAATCATTAATTTCTTTTTGTTCGGTTAATTTTAAAATTAAAACTGGAATAATTGATATAAAGAATCCTATCAATCCAAAGAAAGTTGTATTAAAAAATATTGGTTCTGAGAAAAATAAGGAACGCATTGGAAATAAATGTCCGAAAGATTCGCGTGTTTCCTCAGATAAATCTTCAACCAAATAACAAATTCCAATCAATAATAAAAAGAAAATTGATAAGCCGATTAAAACACCATGCATTGCATCAACTACATTCTGATTATAATTGAAAGCTAAGATTAATAACGCAATTGTCAGAATTATAAATCCAAAAACTAATAAAACATAAAAAGGAATTTGTACAATCGAAATCAAGAAAATGATTAATAATATGATTGGCGCTAAAATTATCCACGGATTAAGTCCTTCTCTGTACAAAGCAATACTTAATGAACAGAAAATAATTACTGATCCTAAATCGGGTTGTAAAAGAATTAAAACTACTGGTATTGCGATAATCAACAATATTTTTCCTATAAAACCTAAGTCTTTTAGATTTGCATTTGAATGATTGATAAAATTAGCAATCAACAAAGCTGTACCAATCTTAGCAAATTCGGCTGGTTGCAAACTCAGAGGACCAAAACGATACCACGCTTTTGCACCATTAATTTCCTTTCCAACAATCAAAACTCCGACGAGTAAAACGAGGGAAATGATATAAAAGACAGGACTATAAATTTCGAAAAAATTACGGTTGTTTCCACTCGCAATTATCAAAATCAATATCATCACCACCCCAAGTCCAAACCAAATTAGCTGTTTTACACCTAAATCTGGATTGACACTATACACATTCATAATCCCGAAAGTTACTATCAGAAACCCTAGGATCAGTACGGTCCAATCAATTCCTTTTAGTAATCTGCTTTGGCTCATGTTTTAGTTTTGTTGAATCTTTTTTTAATTTTAAACTATCTATTTTACTTCCGATCGAATCCTTTTTTACTGGTTCTACGTATAATCCTTTTCTTTTTAGATAATCTATCCATTGACGACGATATTCGCCTTGTAGATTACCATTTTTCATACGTTGCACTAACGCAGGACGTTTTATTGTATCTGTTACATACAATTCAGCAATCAAACTCGCCATTGGTCCAGCATAAGTTGTACCCCAAGAACCATTCTCTACAATTGCAGCAATCGCAATTTTTGGTTTATCTGCTGGAGCAAACAATACAAATAATGAGTGATCTTGTCCATGAGAATTTTGAGAAGTTCCGGTTTTACCAAATTGTACAAAAGAACTTGTATCAAAACTACGAGCTGTACCCATTGTAAATACATTACGCATTCCGCGTTGAATGATGTCAAAATGTTTTGGATCAACCAATGTATTTTTTTTCACCATATAGGTAGAATCTGTCAATGGTTTTCCATCAATACTATGTACAATATGCGGTGTATAGAAAAATCCTTTATTAGCAATAATTGCTGTATAATTAGCCATTTGTAGCGGAGTTGTATTAATATCTCCTTGTCCCATACCATTAAAAATAATACGGTAAGGATTCCAAACACCTTCTCCAAAACGATTGTCGTAAAACTCAGCTGTCGGAATAAGACCTTTGCTACCAACAGGTAAATCTGTTCCCATAAATTTTCCTAATCCGAAACTATTCAAAATGGAAGCCCATTCGTTAATTCCTACACTATAATCGTTTGGATCTTTACGAACAATATCTCGGTAAGCCTCTGAGAAAAAGTTATTACACGATTTTCCAATCGCATGTTCTAGACCTTGTGGTGTATAATACATTCCACAGTGACAACCAATATGCATACGTCCATAACGGAAACCATGTTTACAAACATACGTTGTCTTTTCTGTCATCGTTCCCATTTGTAAACCAGCCAAAGCCGTTACCATTTTGAATGTAGAACCAGGAGGATAAGTTCCTTGTAAGGCTCTATCATAAGTTGGACGAGCAATAGAATCGTTGATTAATGCACTTCTCAACTTTGTATTCAAATAATCATTTGGATTAATTGTAGGTGCAGATGCTAAAGCCAAAATTTCACCATTATTAGGATCAAGTGCGACAATTGCCCCACGCTTATTTTGAAGCATTTGTTCTGCTAATTCTTGCAATCTATAATCAATTGTCAAATGAACTGTTTTTCCACTTTTTACAGGTCTATCATAATCTCCATTTTTATATGGACCAACAACGTTCATTGTTCGATCTACAATCCAGTTTTTTACACCTTTTACTCCACGCAAATCTTTTTCATACGATTTCTCAACTCCGGCAATTCCTACTAAATCTCCAGGTTGATAATAGGTAGAATCTGTTTTGATATAGGATTGATTGGCCTCATTTATATAGCCTAGTATATTTCCTGCAGAATTTACCATGTACTTACGTTCAGGACGTTTGATGATACTAAACGCTGGATACAAATACAATTGCTCTTGCATACGAGCAAAATTCTCGCGCGAAATATTCTTTAAAAAAGGATATGGAGATAATTTTTTGTAATCTTTTGCAGTTACAATTTTATCTAAAATAGAATCAAATTGTTGTGTAGAAATTCCAATCATTTTAGAGAATTTAGGCTTATCAAAACCATTCATATATTCTCCATAACTGTCAATTAATTTTCCTGGAATAACATCTAATTCGTACGAATAGGTATTACTCACCAACAATTTTCCGTTTCGATCAAGAATATCACCACGATTGGGATAAATGATTTCTTGCTTGATCGACGTATTAAATGCATTTAACGTATAACGATCTGTAAATAATTGCAAATACGCTAAACGTCCTATAAATAGAAACACTATAAACAGGATGAGTGCATAAACAACCATCAACTTTTTCATACTCCAACTTTATTTTTAAATAAAATTTTATAAATAAAGACAAACACAAAAGTTATTCCCGAATTGATTAATGCTTTTAGCATCAAAGGTCCAATTCCTGATGGTTTAAAATTCTCAAGAAGTAATAAAATAATATGATGTGCAAGAATTAGAATAATTAAATAAAATAACCATTGCGCAAAACTAAACGAATTGAAAGAGAAAAATTCCATTTCGTAATCTTGTTTTCCTGCCAAAAGTTTGATAATTGGATTTCTAAGAAATGCGATAAGTGTTAATGCGAAAGCATGAATTCCACCTGTATATTCGAAAATATCAATCATTAATCCTAACATAAATGATAAGATTAATAAGGCATATTTATTTTGATAAGGCGGATAAAATAATACAAATACAATATAGATATATGGTTGATAGCTTCCTAAAAAGTTGATGTGATTGAACACAAAAACTTGTAGCAAAGCTAAAACGATAATCTTGATAATATTGATTAAAAAATCTTTATTGAACATTCTTTGGACTTGTTATTGTATCTGATTTTTCTACTTGTTGAATTTCAACTTTATTAAGGTTTGTAACCACATAAGCTTGTGCTAAATTGGCAAAATCTTGTTTCAATCTTACTTGAACTTTCATTTCTCCTGTTTCGTCAATTCCTTTGCTTACAACTTTACCTATAATAATTCCTTCTGGGAAAACTGGCGATTTACCATCTGTTTCGATGATATCACCTTTTTTCACTTCGATGTATTTCGGAATTTCATATAACTGGACAAAACGAGGATCTTTTCCATCCCATTTCACTGTCCCGAAATATTGATTTCCTTTGATACGCGCATTGATATTGATATCCTTGTTTAACAACGAAATTGCACGAGAATAATTTTTTCCTGCAAAAGTTACAATACCAATTACACCATTATTTGTAATAATTCCGTCACCTTTTTCTATTCCGTCATTTGTTCCTTTATCAATCGTCAAAAGGTTTTGCGTTTTGATAATCGAGTTGTTTACAATCTCAGCAGGTACAAAAGAATACGTTTGATGATAACCTAAGGTATCCGATTTGTAAAACTTTTTAGTTTTCGCATCTTTAATCCCTAAATGCACCAATTGCTCACGCAAAAAGGCATTTTCGTCCATCAAATCTTTATTGGTACTCGGTAAATTAATAAAGTTTGTCACCTTTGCAATTTTATCATCCACATAACCTGTAAACGAAGTGCTTGCAGAGGCAAGAATAGTTTCGTGATAAATATTTTTCTTAAAGACAAGAAACAACGCAATTAACTCTAAAAAGACAAAAATTAATAGCATTCCATTTCTTCTAATGGCATTCAGAATATATTGCATTGCTCTTTACTCTTCTATTTCATTAAGAAAGTGAATTTATCAATATTTTTAAGTGCAATACCTGTTCCACGAACAACAGCACGTAAAGGATCATCAGCCAAGAAAACTGGTAAACCTGTTTTTTTAGAAATACGTTGATCTAAACCTCTCAACATAGCTCCACCACCAGCCATATAGATACCAGTGTTGTAGATATCAGCAGCTAATTCTGGAGGTGTTTGAGATAACGTTTCCATTACACCATCTTCGATGCGTAAAATTGATTTATCTAATGCACGTGCAATTTCGCGGTAGTTTACAGTAATTTCTTTTGGTTTTCCTGTAATCAAATCACGTCCTTGTACTGGCATATCATCTGGTGCATGCTCTAATTCTTCTACAGCAGCTCCAACTTCAATTTTAACACGCTCGGCAGTTCTTTCTCCGATATATAAATTATGATGGGTTCTTAAGTAATATGCAATATCATTTGTAAAAACATCACCTGCAATTTTCACAGATTTGTCACAAACAATACCACCTAATGCAACAACAGCAATTTCAGTTGTACCACCACCTATATCAATAATCATGTTACCCTTAGGTTGAGTGATATCAATTCCAACTCCTATCGCAGCAGCCATTGGTTCGTAAATAAGACGAACATCTTTAGCATTAACACGTGCACAAGAATCTTTTACGGCACGTTTTTCAACTTCTGTAATTCCAGAAGGAATACAAATCACCATTCGCAATGAAGGTGAAAATAATTTTCCTTGAATTCCAGGAATTTTCTTGATGAACTCTGTCAACATGAATTCTGAAGCTTCAAAATCTGCAATTACTCCGTCTTTCAAAGGACGAATTGTTTTTATATCATCATGCGTTTTACCTTGCATGTGTTTTGCTTGTTCTCCAACAGCAATAACTTTATTTGTTCTTCTATGTATAGCGACGATAGATGGACTATCTACTACAACTTTATTATTGTGGATAATTAAAGTGTTAGCAGTCCCCAAGTCAATCGCAATTTCTTGCGTGAAAAAATCAAATAATCCCATCGTTGATTATGTCTCAGTATTATTAAAAATGAATGTACAAAAGTATAATAAATTTAGATGATTATAAAAGAGATTTTAATTTTTTAATCATCTAAATATTTTTACTAAAATAGTAAGATTTTAACAATAAAAAAGGGTTAAAAATATTTTAACCCTTTTTTATGATTTTTATTGAATTTGAATATCGTAAGGTAGCCTAACTTGAACACCTTTTTGCTCATTCATCATCTTTATTTCTTTGTAAATTCGGATTCCGTCCGAACCTAATTCTTTTGCAATTGCTGCCTCAGTATTTTTTCCTTGAAGATTATCCATAAATTCTTCAAAAGAATCTTTTCTTTTTGGATAATTTTCTGTTGAATATTTTTCAATTTTAGCCAATTTAGCGGCTTCTTTTATCGCTGTATCTAAACTTCCAAAATCATCTACTAGACCAATTTGTTTTGCACGAGTTCCAGACCAAACACGTCCTTCTCCTATTTTATCAACTTGCTCGTATGTTAATTTTCTATTTGTTGCAACGTGATTTACGAATTTCCCATAAATCAATACGATTGATTTTTGCATCGTATTTTTTGCTGTTGGTGATAATGGTGTTGTCAAAGATTTTAACTGATCTGCATTTGCATTCGTTTTTACTTCATCAAAATCTAATCCGAAATTATTGAATAATTTTTGCGCATTTGGGATCATTCCGAAAACTCCAATCGAACCAGTAATTGTATTTGGTTGAGCATAAATTTTGTCAGAAGCTTGTGCAATGTAATATCCACCAGATGCTGCAACATCACCAAAAGAAACTACGATTGGCATTTTTGTTTTCAATTGCATCAATTCATATAAAATTTCTTCTGATGCATTTGCGCTACCTCCAGGAGAATTTACACGTAAAACTAAAGCTTTGATTTTATCGTTTTGACTGATTTTGCGAATCGCATCCACATAAGTCTTCGATTGAATACCATCAAAACCATCCCCTTCAGTAATTGTTCCAGATGCATATAAGACTGCAATTTTATCTTTTTCAGATTTATCTGATAAGGTTTCAAAATAATCTTCTACTTTTATGGTATGTTTTTCAAGAACTTCAAAATCAGTTTTTGATTTTTCTTCTTTCAGACCAAGTTTTGTGAATAACATTTTTTGATATTCATTTTCTTGCGCCAATACATCATAAATCTTATTTTCTTTTCCTGTTTCTGGGATGAAAGCATACAAACTATCTGTTACTGTAGTGAATTGTTCAGGAGAAATTTTACGCGATTTTGTAATCGAGTTTGAAACATTACCCCACACATCATTCAATAATTCTGACAATTGTAATCGATTCTCATCAGACATATTTGTTCTCATATAAGGCTCTACAGCACTCTTAAATTGTCCGTGACGAATCACCTGAAAATCTACACCATATTTATCTCCTGCATTCTTGAAGAACATAATATTAGAACTTAAACCCTGTAATAAAGTTCCTCCCAAAGGATTTTGATAAATTTTATCAGACACACTACTTATATAATATGACAGCTGACTTCCTGAATTAGAATATGAATACACAAATTTTCCAGATTTCTTAAAATCTTCTAGTGCATTACGAATTTCAGTCGCTTGCGTAGCTCCACCAGAAAATTTATCCAATTTCAGACTAATTCCTTTTATTTTATCATCATTCTTCGCTTCTTCAATTGAATGAATAATATCTTGTAAAAAAACATTTGGACTTTCTGACATATCAAAAATAGAAACCGAACGATCCATATCACTTTCCATAATTGGATCTTCTAACGAAATTTCTAAAACAGAACCGTCTTTTACACTTTTTGTTGGAGCAGATAATGCTGAAACAAATATCAAAACGAAAAGCAGTATGACAAATACACTAATCGTTAATAGATTTCCTATGATTGTTGAGAATACTCTCCCGAAAAAGTTTTTCATTTTTAATTTATTATTACTTTTGCTCTATATGTCGCAAAATATAGTCATTTTGTTACTCGGTACAAACTTAGGTGACAAAAAAAATAATTTAGAAATCGCTAAAAACCTTATAAACAAAGAGGTAGGTGAAATAAAAAAAGAATCAAATATTCTTGAAAATAAAGCTGAAGGATTTACTACAGAGCATTTATTCTTAAATCAGAAAATAGAAATCAATACAAGTTATTCTCCATTTGAGGTTTTGAAAAAAATTAAAGATATCGAACAAAAAATGGGTAGAATCTATTCTAAACCAAAAGAAAATGAGAATTACGTTGACCGTTTAATAGATATTGATATATTATTCTATAATAAACTTTTAATCAATTGTAATTATTTAAAAATTCCTCATCCTCAGAACTATTCTAGAGATTTTATCAAAAGTTTATATTTTTATTAAGATATTAACTATTAATTCATTAGTTTTGTAAAATTATATTAAGATATGCTTTATATTAGTTATAAAAATAATTCTAACCTATGAAAAAACTTTTATCTTTATTAATCTTAGGTGCTGTGGCATGTGCTAGTGCACAGACCAAGTACGATGAAAAACCATTCAACAACAGTAAAAAAGAATTTAACGATTGGTCATTATCTGTTTTCGCTGGTACTAATGCTATGCAAAATTCTGATTTAGTATCATTTATGGGAGGATACTTTACTCCTGGATATGATTTACAATTTCAAGTCAATAAACAAATTTCTCATGCTTTCGGCTTAAGTTTACAATACCAATTGGGACAATCAAGGCAAAAAGGAACTATATACGACAATACCCCTTGGGGAAATGCTTATCAAGGAAAAGCGCATGGAAAAACAAAATATAATGGAATCTCTGTTTTAGCTGATATTAACGCATCTAATCTATTAAGAAGAGTAGATAATAGAACTGAATTTAAATGGGCTATGCATTTATATGGAGGTTTTGGTATATTAGGCTACAAAGCTTATAGACAACATTATTATGGATCAGGTAATGATTACGGTTTAGTTACTGATCAAAAATTATCTGACAAATCAGTATACGCTCAAGTAGGAGCTGGTTTACGTTATAAATTAAGTGACAAATTAGATCTTGAATTACGTGGGATGTACGTAATGTCTGGTGACGAAGAGTTTGATGGATCAGGAAAACCAGTAATTGGGTATTGGACAGCAGCAGATGTTGAAGAAGGTCGTGATGATAATATGATTACTCTTTCTTTGGGATTACATTATAAAATTGGTAAACATAAAGATGCATTACAATGGGTTTCTCCTATAGCATACAAAGCTCCTGTAGAACAAACTCCTTTCGAATGCATTGACGAAGATCGTGATGGTGTTTGTGATCAATGGGATAAATGTCTTGGGACTCCAGAAGGAATTCGTGTCGATGGATCAGGATGTTCTTTAGATTCTGACGGAGACGGTATTCCTGATAGTGAAGATAAATGTCCTACAATTCCTGGACCTCCAACAAATGGTGGTTGTCCTGAAAAAGTAATTAGAATTTCTGGTGAAGATGTTGCAACGACAATTAATGCATACTTAGAGGGTATCGAATTCGATTACAACTCTGATCGCATTAGAGAACAATCTTATGAAAAATTAAATCATGCTTCTGAGGTACTATTAGCAAATCCAGATTTCAAATTCGTAGTGGAAGGTCATACAGATGCTGCTGGTGGTGTTGATTATAACCAAAAATTATCTGAAAGACGTGCTGCTTCTGTTGTTCGTTACTTAGCTAACAAAGGTGTTGACACAACTAAATTGTCGTCTGTAGGAAAAGGTAAATCTGATTTAAAATGGCCAGAATGTAATCCTGTTACAAACTGTCCTGCTTGGAAAAACTTAGAAAACAGACGTGTAATTTTCAAAGAAATTAAATAGTCTAAAATTTAATCATACAAAAAAAGCTCAGTTAATATTAACTGAGCTTTTTTATTATTTTATATTTATATTTTCTTCTTTTAAAGAATATTAATCGAATTAATTATTCAATAATAACGATTTGATTAGAATTAGAAGAAACTTTATACAAAAAGTATTTGAGCATATTTTTTATTTCTTCCGTTTCTTTAATCGGAATTAAGATATTATGAATCTTCTCTAGCGTTTTTATTTGATGATGATATTCGTAATAACCATATCCTTTAAATTCTCCATTCTCAACTAAATAAAATGATTTTTCAATTCCTTTTCGTCCTTTATCAATAATCAAAAAAGTTTCGGAAGGATATTCAGTTGTTTTAATAAAACTTTGAATTCGCTCATTATAAACTTCTTTAGATTCCTCTTTCACACAAGCTCCATTGCATTTATTTACTTTATATTGAAAACAAGATTCATCAGATTTAATTCCCGCATTTACTTGCTGACAAAGATTATAATCATGAACAATTTTCTCTAAAACCTCTTTTGCACGTTCTTTAGTTTTAAATTTCAAAACAGGTTGTGTCTTTCTAACTTTCCCTATTTCTAATCTCGAATAACCACGTTTAGACTCCAAATAATACAATCCAAAAGGATAAACTTTATTCTCAACCAACTTTACGTTATACATTGGTTGATTATTCAAAATCTCATTATTTTCTTTAATTGCTGCAAGAAAACCACTTCCGGTTTCTTCGAATTTTATAGAACGAGTATAACGCTTAAGTTTATTTGCTTTTAGAGTTTTTGATGTAAAAATTTGATTAATAGATCGCGCAATATTATTGCTTCGACTAATATAAATAAGTTGTTTTCGACTATTATATAAATAATAAACCCCGATAGAATTAGGTAAACCTTCAAGAAGTTTCTGATATTTAGAATGTGCTTTTTTAGGTTGTTTCAAACCTGTTTTCTTCGTAATTATTTTCTCCGAATCTTTATCTAACAATAATTTGAATAAAGAAATTGTCGCTCTTGCATCTCCAGAAGCTCTATGTCTATCTGTGACTACAATTCCAAGCGATTCGCATAATTTCCCCAAAGAATATGAAGGTAATCCTGGAATTAATTTTTCGCTATATTCGAACGTATCAATCCATTCTTTTTCGTAATTATATCCCAAACGATCGAATTCTTGTTTTAACATTCTATAATCAAACATTACATTATGTCCAACTAAAATACAATCGTCTGTAATCTCAACTATACGTTTTGCTACTTCGTGAAATTTAGGCGCTGTCAGCACCATCTTATCCGAAATATGCGTTAATCTTTGTACATATTGGTCAATCTTTTTTTCAGGATTGACTAATGATATAAACTGATCGACAATTTCTTTTCCATCATATTTATACACTGCAATCTCTATGATTGACTCTTCCCCTACTTTTCCGCCAGTCGCTTCTATATCTAAAATCGCGTACACGTGCTTATTTTTTTCCTTTTAAAAAATTAGTTAACATTTTCATTCCAAAATCCATCAATTTTCGAGTTGCAGTACGACTTACATCACGCACAACAGGATTATCTGTCCAATCTTTTTCCTTAGGAACACTTCTTGTTGAAGTTGCTTTAGCAGCAGGTTTCTCTATATTTTTTTGTTGTTCTAATTTTTTCGATAAAATTTCATTTGCAGATTCACGATCAATATCTGTTGCATATTTTGTCACTAAATCTGAATTTGAGGTAATCATATCGATTTCATTTGAAGTCAAAATATCCATTCTCGAATTCGGCGCTCGCATATACGTATATGACAAAGGAGTTGGAATCCCTTTTTCGTCTAAAGCTGTCACAAAAGCCTCTCCTATTCCTAATTGCGTGATGACCTCATCCGCTTTATAATAGGTTGTTGTCGGATAATTTTCTATCGCTTTTGTAATTTCTTTACGATCTTTGGCTGTAAAACCTCTTAATGCGTGTTGAACTTTTAGACCTAATTGACTCAAAACCGCATCAGGAACATCACCAGGAACTTGCGTTACAAAATATAACCCCACACCTTTTGATCGAATTAATTTTACCATTGTTTCAATTTGAT of Empedobacter falsenii contains these proteins:
- a CDS encoding OmpA family protein; the protein is MKKLLSLLILGAVACASAQTKYDEKPFNNSKKEFNDWSLSVFAGTNAMQNSDLVSFMGGYFTPGYDLQFQVNKQISHAFGLSLQYQLGQSRQKGTIYDNTPWGNAYQGKAHGKTKYNGISVLADINASNLLRRVDNRTEFKWAMHLYGGFGILGYKAYRQHYYGSGNDYGLVTDQKLSDKSVYAQVGAGLRYKLSDKLDLELRGMYVMSGDEEFDGSGKPVIGYWTAADVEEGRDDNMITLSLGLHYKIGKHKDALQWVSPIAYKAPVEQTPFECIDEDRDGVCDQWDKCLGTPEGIRVDGSGCSLDSDGDGIPDSEDKCPTIPGPPTNGGCPEKVIRISGEDVATTINAYLEGIEFDYNSDRIREQSYEKLNHASEVLLANPDFKFVVEGHTDAAGGVDYNQKLSERRAASVVRYLANKGVDTTKLSSVGKGKSDLKWPECNPVTNCPAWKNLENRRVIFKEIK
- a CDS encoding exonuclease domain-containing protein; translation: MYAILDIEATGGKVGEESIIEIAVYKYDGKEIVDQFISLVNPEKKIDQYVQRLTHISDKMVLTAPKFHEVAKRIVEITDDCILVGHNVMFDYRMLKQEFDRLGYNYEKEWIDTFEYSEKLIPGLPSYSLGKLCESLGIVVTDRHRASGDARATISLFKLLLDKDSEKIITKKTGLKQPKKAHSKYQKLLEGLPNSIGVYYLYNSRKQLIYISRSNNIARSINQIFTSKTLKANKLKRYTRSIKFEETGSGFLAAIKENNEILNNQPMYNVKLVENKVYPFGLYYLESKRGYSRLEIGKVRKTQPVLKFKTKERAKEVLEKIVHDYNLCQQVNAGIKSDESCFQYKVNKCNGACVKEESKEVYNERIQSFIKTTEYPSETFLIIDKGRKGIEKSFYLVENGEFKGYGYYEYHHQIKTLEKIHNILIPIKETEEIKNMLKYFLYKVSSNSNQIVIIE
- the folK gene encoding 2-amino-4-hydroxy-6-hydroxymethyldihydropteridine diphosphokinase, translated to MSQNIVILLLGTNLGDKKNNLEIAKNLINKEVGEIKKESNILENKAEGFTTEHLFLNQKIEINTSYSPFEVLKKIKDIEQKMGRIYSKPKENENYVDRLIDIDILFYNKLLINCNYLKIPHPQNYSRDFIKSLYFY